The following are from one region of the Hyla sarda isolate aHylSar1 chromosome 6, aHylSar1.hap1, whole genome shotgun sequence genome:
- the SMIM38 gene encoding small integral membrane protein 38, which produces MESGILVFLLVIIILSRFILWSCLSTYIDYKLAKRFPNRPKKD; this is translated from the coding sequence ATGGAGTCAGGAATCCTGGTATTTTTGCTTGTTATTATTATCCTATCAAGGTTCATATTATGGTCCTGTCTGAGCACTTACATAGACTATAAACTTGCTAAAAGATTCCCTAACAGACCAAAGAAAGACTAA